One stretch of Cedecea neteri DNA includes these proteins:
- the uspB gene encoding universal stress protein UspB — protein sequence MISTVALFWALCVVCVVNMARYYSSLRALLVVLRGCDPLLYQYVDGGGFFTSHGQPSKQVRLVRYIYAQRYWDHHDEEFIRRCERLRRQFILTSSLCGLVVISLIGLIIWH from the coding sequence ATGATCAGCACCGTCGCGCTGTTCTGGGCGCTTTGTGTAGTTTGTGTGGTGAATATGGCGCGCTATTACTCTTCACTGCGCGCGTTACTGGTGGTGCTGCGCGGGTGCGATCCGCTGCTGTATCAGTATGTCGACGGCGGAGGCTTTTTCACCTCGCATGGTCAACCCAGCAAGCAGGTACGGCTGGTGCGTTATATCTACGCCCAGCGTTATTGGGATCATCACGATGAGGAGTTTATTCGCCGCTGTGAGCGCCTGCGCCGCCAGTTTATTCTGACGAGTTCGCTGTGCGGATTAGTGGTGATTAGCCTGATTGGATTGATTATCTGGCACTAG